One Frankia alni ACN14a DNA window includes the following coding sequences:
- a CDS encoding epoxide hydrolase family protein, with translation MRIQSFRVDVPQADLDDLQARLDRTRWPDELPGVGDEFGVPLARVRDLADHWRRRYDWRAAEAELNSHPQFVTEIDGQRIHFLHVRCPRPEALPLVLTHGWPGSIVEFLDVIGPLSAEFHLVVPSIPGWGFSGPTRERGWDVDRVARAWAELMCGLGYRRYGAHGGDWGASVSRALSQHDADHVVGIHLNYLPTPPLPGDPDRARLTPGDQERLVQTEAYLRNQPAVRTINGTRPQTPAYALNDSPVGLLAWLLDPMTMWAAADFSISPDRLLTNATLYWLTGTAGSAPRLHRETGGPPSWRTVQPVGVLVLPEDITRPIRPYAERRMPIARWTEADRGGHFPGLEVPELLAADIRAFFQRL, from the coding sequence GTGAGGATCCAATCCTTCCGTGTCGACGTGCCGCAGGCCGACCTCGACGACCTGCAGGCACGCCTCGACCGCACCCGCTGGCCCGACGAGCTGCCGGGCGTCGGCGACGAGTTCGGCGTGCCGCTGGCCAGAGTCAGGGACCTGGCCGACCACTGGCGCCGCCGTTACGACTGGCGTGCGGCGGAGGCCGAGCTGAACAGCCATCCGCAGTTCGTCACCGAGATCGACGGCCAGCGGATCCACTTCCTGCACGTGCGCTGCCCGCGGCCGGAGGCGCTCCCGCTGGTGTTGACCCACGGCTGGCCGGGCTCGATCGTGGAGTTCCTCGACGTGATCGGGCCGCTCTCGGCCGAGTTTCACCTGGTCGTCCCGTCGATTCCGGGCTGGGGCTTCTCCGGCCCGACGCGCGAGCGCGGCTGGGATGTCGACCGCGTGGCACGTGCCTGGGCGGAGCTGATGTGTGGTTTGGGCTATCGGCGGTACGGCGCCCACGGGGGAGACTGGGGGGCCTCGGTGTCCCGGGCGCTGTCCCAGCACGACGCCGACCACGTCGTCGGCATCCACCTCAACTACCTCCCGACCCCACCGCTGCCCGGCGACCCGGACCGCGCCCGGCTGACCCCGGGAGACCAGGAGCGGCTCGTCCAGACCGAGGCCTACCTGCGTAACCAGCCGGCGGTTCGGACGATCAACGGCACCCGGCCGCAGACCCCGGCGTACGCCCTCAACGACTCACCGGTCGGTCTGCTCGCCTGGCTGCTCGACCCGATGACGATGTGGGCGGCCGCGGACTTCTCGATCAGTCCCGACCGGCTGCTCACCAACGCGACGCTCTACTGGCTGACCGGGACCGCCGGTTCGGCCCCGCGCCTGCACCGGGAGACCGGCGGCCCGCCCTCGTGGCGGACCGTCCAACCGGTGGGCGTCCTCGTCCTGCCCGAGGACATCACCCGCCCGATCCGTCCGTACGCCGAGCGGCGGATGCCGATCGCCCGGTGGACGGAGGCCGACCGTGGCGGCCACTTCCCAGGACTTGAGGTGCCCGAACTGCTCGCCGCCGACATCCGCGCCTTCTTCCAGCGCCTGTGA
- a CDS encoding carboxylesterase/lipase family protein: protein MTTVGAVPASAGSRPGARVAGGALCGSRESGVAVFRGIPYAAPPVGGLRFAAPRPAASWDGVRSALSYGPPPPQSDVLGRGPSAEGTPGDDWLTVNVWSPEPDPAAKLPVMVWIYGGAYAIGASSRPEYDGAHLARDGGVVVVTFDYRLGMEGFAQITGAPPNRGLLDQVAALEWVRDNIAAFGGDPDEVTVFGESAGGGSVAALLAMPRAAGLFRRAIAQSVPGTFLSPQLAADIAADCADELGLRPTVADLATVDPALLTVAADTVATDTVAATMATRARRWGQAALRSILFAPVVDGEVLPATPWQALAAGAGRDVDLLAGHTRDEQRLFTALTGLLGQVTPDQAATALQDFAPGRDGARRYRDAYPDAGPEQLYELVHSDWLFRMPTLHLAQAQVAGGGRVHLYELTWPAPGMGGALGACHGLDVPLVFGNLTSGQPALLIGDSPTPEATALSARMRSAWTTFATRSDPGWPAYDCDHRLTQIFDTSPVVTAYPEERSRLIWQDHSFPPLLLHAP from the coding sequence ATGACGACCGTCGGTGCTGTACCGGCGTCTGCCGGGTCCAGGCCCGGGGCCCGTGTGGCGGGCGGGGCGCTGTGCGGGAGCCGGGAGTCCGGCGTGGCGGTCTTCCGCGGCATTCCCTACGCCGCGCCGCCGGTCGGCGGGCTCCGCTTCGCCGCACCGCGGCCGGCCGCGAGCTGGGACGGTGTGCGGTCGGCGCTGTCCTACGGTCCTCCGCCGCCGCAGTCCGACGTGCTCGGCCGGGGCCCGTCGGCCGAGGGCACGCCGGGCGACGACTGGCTGACGGTCAACGTCTGGTCGCCTGAACCCGACCCGGCCGCGAAGCTTCCGGTGATGGTCTGGATCTACGGCGGTGCGTACGCGATCGGCGCGTCCAGCCGGCCCGAGTACGACGGCGCTCACCTGGCCCGGGACGGCGGTGTGGTCGTGGTGACCTTCGACTACCGCCTCGGGATGGAGGGCTTCGCGCAGATCACGGGAGCGCCCCCCAACCGCGGCCTGCTCGACCAGGTCGCCGCGCTGGAATGGGTACGCGACAACATCGCCGCCTTCGGTGGTGACCCGGACGAGGTCACGGTGTTCGGCGAGTCCGCCGGCGGCGGATCGGTCGCCGCCCTGCTGGCCATGCCTCGGGCGGCCGGGCTGTTCCGCAGGGCCATCGCGCAGAGCGTGCCGGGCACCTTCCTTTCGCCGCAGCTCGCCGCCGACATCGCCGCCGACTGCGCCGACGAACTGGGACTGCGTCCCACCGTCGCGGACCTGGCCACTGTGGACCCGGCCCTGCTGACCGTCGCCGCTGACACCGTCGCCACGGACACCGTCGCCGCCACGATGGCCACGCGGGCGCGGCGCTGGGGCCAGGCCGCACTCCGGTCGATCCTATTCGCCCCCGTCGTCGACGGCGAGGTCCTGCCGGCCACGCCGTGGCAGGCCCTGGCCGCCGGCGCCGGCCGGGACGTCGACCTGCTCGCCGGCCACACCCGCGACGAACAGCGGCTGTTCACCGCCCTCACCGGCCTGCTCGGCCAGGTGACACCCGACCAGGCGGCGACCGCGCTGCAGGACTTCGCCCCCGGCCGGGACGGCGCCCGCCGTTACCGTGACGCCTACCCGGACGCGGGCCCCGAGCAGTTGTACGAACTGGTGCACTCGGACTGGCTGTTTCGGATGCCCACCCTGCACCTCGCGCAGGCGCAGGTCGCGGGCGGCGGCCGGGTGCACCTCTACGAGCTGACCTGGCCGGCCCCGGGCATGGGCGGCGCACTCGGCGCCTGCCACGGCCTCGACGTCCCGCTCGTGTTCGGCAACCTCACCAGCGGCCAGCCCGCCCTGCTGATCGGCGACAGCCCCACCCCGGAGGCGACGGCGCTGTCGGCGCGGATGCGGAGCGCCTGGACCACGTTCGCCACCCGGAGCGACCCTGGCTGGCCGGCCTACGACTGCGACCACCGCCTCACCCAGATCTTCGACACCTCCCCGGTCGTCACCGCCTACCCGGAGGAGCGATCCCGCCTGATCTGGCAGGACCACTCCTTCCCGCCCCTCCTCCTCCACGCGCCGTGA
- a CDS encoding HhH-GPD-type base excision DNA repair protein: MGLHLSQINEADELLTNDPLALLIGMVLDQQIPLERAFAAPYELVARLGRPLDPAELAAFDPDELGAIFSRQPALHRFPGSMAKRVQSLCRLLLDSYDGDAAAVWTTAADGRQLLKQVAALPGFGEQKARIFVALLGKQLGVTPPGWREACAPFGEDGSHRSVADITSPESRSKVRDYKKAMKAAAKA; encoded by the coding sequence GTGGGATTGCACTTGAGCCAGATCAACGAGGCCGACGAACTGCTGACGAACGACCCGTTGGCGCTGCTGATCGGGATGGTGCTGGACCAGCAGATCCCGTTGGAGCGGGCGTTTGCGGCGCCGTACGAGTTGGTGGCGCGGCTGGGGCGGCCGCTGGATCCGGCGGAGCTTGCGGCGTTCGACCCGGACGAGTTGGGTGCGATCTTTTCCCGGCAGCCGGCGTTGCATCGCTTCCCGGGTTCGATGGCGAAGCGGGTGCAGTCGCTGTGCCGGCTACTGCTCGACTCCTACGATGGTGATGCGGCGGCGGTGTGGACGACAGCGGCCGACGGCCGTCAGCTGCTCAAGCAGGTCGCGGCGCTGCCTGGTTTCGGCGAGCAGAAGGCCAGGATCTTCGTTGCCCTGCTCGGCAAGCAGCTCGGTGTGACCCCGCCCGGCTGGCGCGAGGCGTGTGCACCGTTCGGCGAGGACGGCAGCCACCGCTCCGTCGCCGACATCACCAGCCCCGAGTCCCGCAGCAAGGTCCGCGACTACAAGAAAGCTATGAAGGCCGCCGCCAAGGCGTAG
- a CDS encoding MFS transporter → MPKVSDATGVGTDANVHQEVPLRRNEGFRMLWTGQLLSDTGSGIGLLAYPLLILALTHSAVLAGVVGTSRAMTLLCLQLPAGALADRFDRRLTMIICDTMRAALLALLGILIATDLASWPVVLVVCLIEGGAGAIFNPAAAAVLPGIVPDGQLEQASAATETRTYAAALAGPALGGALFGLGQAVPFLANAVSYVVSFGTVNRIRGRFRPENVAERKALWREVADGLQFVWQVPILRAVAITAPLMNFAFTGVIFTVTLALRHHGTSTAVLGLVQATIAAGGLLGAVVAPRLQGRMRLGALATTITLAGALLFGAAAPLLPSPLVAAPIALALLLAPAVNAALFAVTLRSAPAEMRGRVINTVVMATTALAALAPLTAGLLVQHVSGAWTVGAFAATAATAAVLCLILPGLRNAA, encoded by the coding sequence ATGCCGAAGGTGAGCGATGCTACCGGAGTCGGGACAGATGCCAATGTGCACCAAGAGGTTCCTCTCCGGCGCAACGAGGGCTTCCGTATGCTGTGGACCGGCCAGCTGCTCTCTGATACTGGCTCAGGGATCGGCCTGCTCGCCTATCCGCTGCTTATCCTGGCGCTGACCCATTCGGCGGTGCTCGCCGGGGTGGTGGGGACGTCGCGGGCAATGACCCTGCTGTGCCTGCAGCTGCCCGCCGGGGCGCTCGCTGACCGGTTCGACCGGCGGCTGACGATGATCATTTGTGACACGATGCGCGCGGCCCTGCTGGCCCTGCTCGGCATCCTGATCGCGACCGATCTCGCGTCCTGGCCGGTCGTGCTGGTCGTGTGCCTGATCGAGGGAGGCGCAGGCGCCATCTTCAACCCGGCGGCTGCCGCGGTACTGCCGGGGATCGTGCCGGACGGGCAACTGGAGCAGGCGTCGGCCGCCACCGAAACCAGGACCTACGCTGCCGCCCTGGCCGGCCCGGCGCTCGGCGGGGCTCTTTTCGGGCTGGGCCAGGCCGTCCCGTTCCTCGCCAATGCCGTCTCCTACGTTGTCTCGTTCGGCACGGTGAACAGGATCCGGGGGCGGTTCCGCCCGGAGAACGTGGCCGAGCGCAAGGCGTTGTGGCGCGAGGTGGCCGACGGCCTGCAGTTCGTCTGGCAGGTGCCGATCCTGCGCGCGGTAGCGATAACGGCACCCCTGATGAACTTCGCCTTCACCGGCGTGATCTTCACCGTTACGCTCGCGCTGCGTCATCACGGTACCTCCACTGCGGTGCTCGGCCTGGTGCAGGCGACCATCGCGGCCGGCGGGCTGCTCGGCGCCGTAGTGGCCCCCCGGCTGCAGGGGCGCATGCGCCTGGGAGCCCTGGCCACCACGATCACCCTGGCTGGGGCGCTGCTGTTCGGTGCTGCGGCGCCGCTCCTCCCGTCGCCGCTGGTGGCGGCGCCGATCGCTCTGGCGCTGCTGCTCGCGCCGGCCGTGAACGCCGCGCTGTTTGCCGTGACGCTCCGCAGTGCACCGGCAGAAATGCGCGGGCGGGTCATCAATACCGTGGTCATGGCGACTACCGCGCTGGCTGCGCTGGCGCCGCTGACCGCTGGGCTGCTTGTCCAGCACGTGTCCGGCGCCTGGACGGTGGGCGCCTTCGCCGCCACGGCCGCCACGGCGGCAGTGCTGTGCCTGATCCTGCCAGGTTTGCGGAATGCTGCATGA
- a CDS encoding toll/interleukin-1 receptor domain-containing protein — MAEQQWDFFVSYAAVDRAWAAWIAWELENAGYSVLFPEWDFVPGSHWTSQLRAGIERSTRMLAVLSEQYLSSVYGTAEWQTVYRADPQGFRRRLVPVRIENCRRPDVLGGIVSFDLFGCSRKEAGDRLRTQITAVVGGRAKPLTQPAFPNDGTLEPGIPGSAADGAIAPSDGPIPPMTQPSTEPPGFPWTPAAPASADTGGRAAPNHGRTPQLPGPSPLRSSAPSGLQIVSREPAVSVGRRVDVAADHPAHGPSHRGEKRSGRDPRRSRRMPLIIGAMITAVTAVTLVMYFPRSPSGPPTTRPDPPTTPVPTRSPATTASTPTPIPPDGRDEGSVDKPRESATPRPAGGAGGATGTPSSTPSNTPSEIPGITQRLHGSWNCIYQEYPQGTAGGECQARVNFSAQETFILHYDDDHPETSGEYQVLGRDKAAGQGNEAEYLMQISAPGEQRFLRFWFDNDQLYLLDNKDNKEVLYHLQHA, encoded by the coding sequence GTGGCCGAGCAGCAGTGGGATTTCTTTGTTTCGTATGCGGCCGTCGACCGGGCCTGGGCCGCGTGGATCGCCTGGGAGTTGGAAAACGCCGGCTACAGCGTACTGTTCCCGGAGTGGGACTTCGTCCCCGGCTCACACTGGACGAGTCAGCTGCGCGCCGGAATCGAACGATCCACCCGGATGCTCGCCGTACTTTCCGAGCAGTATCTTTCGTCTGTATACGGGACGGCGGAATGGCAGACCGTCTACCGGGCCGATCCCCAGGGTTTCCGGCGTCGCCTGGTGCCAGTCCGCATCGAGAACTGCCGCCGGCCCGACGTTCTGGGCGGGATCGTGTCGTTCGACTTGTTCGGCTGCTCCCGGAAGGAAGCCGGCGATCGCCTGCGGACGCAGATCACGGCGGTGGTGGGCGGTCGCGCCAAACCACTGACCCAGCCTGCCTTCCCCAACGACGGAACGCTCGAACCAGGTATTCCCGGAAGCGCCGCCGACGGTGCCATCGCGCCGTCGGATGGCCCGATCCCGCCCATGACGCAGCCCTCCACGGAACCACCTGGATTTCCGTGGACTCCGGCGGCACCGGCCAGTGCGGACACGGGCGGCCGCGCGGCGCCGAACCATGGTCGGACTCCCCAGCTCCCCGGCCCGTCGCCGTTGCGATCCAGCGCTCCCTCCGGCCTGCAGATCGTCTCACGTGAACCGGCCGTCAGTGTTGGTCGACGCGTCGATGTCGCAGCCGACCACCCGGCACACGGACCGTCCCACCGGGGCGAGAAGAGATCGGGCAGAGATCCTCGTCGGTCGCGCCGCATGCCCCTGATCATCGGCGCCATGATCACTGCGGTCACCGCGGTCACGCTGGTCATGTATTTTCCCAGGTCGCCATCAGGGCCACCGACGACACGTCCCGACCCGCCGACCACACCCGTTCCCACCAGATCGCCGGCAACGACTGCCAGCACGCCGACGCCGATCCCACCCGACGGTCGGGACGAGGGATCGGTCGACAAACCGAGAGAGTCCGCGACTCCCAGGCCCGCGGGAGGCGCTGGAGGTGCTACTGGCACTCCCTCCAGCACTCCTTCCAATACCCCTTCCGAAATTCCAGGAATCACCCAGCGACTCCACGGAAGCTGGAATTGCATTTACCAGGAATACCCTCAGGGTACAGCAGGAGGAGAATGTCAGGCCAGGGTCAACTTCTCCGCCCAAGAGACCTTCATCCTGCACTACGACGATGATCATCCAGAGACTTCAGGCGAATATCAGGTTCTGGGTAGAGACAAGGCGGCCGGCCAAGGAAACGAGGCAGAATACCTCATGCAGATCAGCGCCCCCGGCGAGCAGAGATTCTTGAGATTCTGGTTTGATAATGATCAACTCTACCTGCTGGACAACAAGGATAATAAAGAGGTTCTCTACCATCTGCAGCATGCCTGA